In Syngnathus scovelli strain Florida chromosome 11, RoL_Ssco_1.2, whole genome shotgun sequence, one DNA window encodes the following:
- the LOC125977376 gene encoding fidgetin-like protein 2 encodes MLSPVAPYSLLKMHWSPEHTAPISQWPEQHLDVTSTTSPPTVHKHEPYASAARRNYAHTGYPWASDDISALTASSLLKRYAEKYSGLELPYERPASVAYPEPGAFLKTESEPWALSQGIECYPGIEALTGAKVGSGSAGVPTTGSVTVVSGNLASDPSYGAAGSCGAPSSQDFPPAYNSTYLSSGYCPQPGTALPPAPLHSLQAAPTLVPSYSTSTPVYNYPPGCYAHNSLSSSYSHPSASYLPPGISAPTPLAPRPTMVGGSYSYPSHSLGGGGEPGAPLKRKAFEMGEDGQEGAEVEGSRYRKYGNGLSKGNGHGNGYDISGSGSDPQPYKPGKPLMSPPYRGTGDYSPPSGLAVENASGEHSFPHQRMPMKIPAAHARAEDPSAGH; translated from the coding sequence GTCTATTGAAGATGCACTGGTCTCCGGAGCACACCGCCCCTATATCTCAGTGGCCTGAGCAGCACCTTGACGTCACCTCCACCACTTCGCCCCCAACTGTCCACAAACATGAGCCCTACGCCTCCGCCGCTCGCCGCAATTACGCTCACACTGGTTACCCGTGGGCCAGCGATGACATATCAGCCCTTACCGCTTCTTCGCTTCTCAAGCGCTATGCCGAGAAGTATTCTGGACTGGAGCTGCCCTACGAGCGTCCCGCTTCGGTGGCCTACCCAGAGCCCGGCGCTTTTTTGAAAACTGAATCGGAACCCTGGGCTCTCAGCCAGGGCATCGAGTGCTACCCCGGAATTGAAGCGCTAACTGGTGCCAAAGTGGGCTCCGGCTCCGCGGGCGTCCCCACCACAGGAAGCGTGACCGTCGTGAGCGGGAACTTAGCCTCGGACCCGAGCTACGGTGCCGCCGGCTCCTGCGGTGCCCCGTCGTCCCAGGACTTCCCTCCTGCCTACAACAGCACCTACTTGTCTTCAGGATACTGCCCGCAGCCAGGCACAGCACTTCCCCCTGCCCCTCTTCACTCTTTGCAGGCCGCACCCACTCTGGTGCCCAGCTACAGCACCAGCACTCCAGTCTACAACTACCCGCCGGGCTGCTACGCCCATAACAGCCTCTCTTCCAGTTACAGCCACCCCAGTGCCTCCTACCTACCCCCGGGGATTAGTGCCCCTACCCCTTTGGCCCCCAGGCCCACCATGGTGGGTGGCAGTTACAGCTACCCGTCGCACAGCCTCGGAGGGGGCGGCGAGCCCGGCGCGCCGCTGAAACGCAAGGCCTTTGAGATGGGAGAAGACGGACAAGAGGGAGCCGAGGTGGAGGGATCGCGCTACAGAAAATACGGCAACGGCCTCAGCAAAGGAAACGGCCACGGCAACGGCTACGACATAAGTGGCTCCGGTTCGGATCCGCAGCCCTACAAACCCGGGAAGCCCCTTATGTCACCCCCTTATCGCGGGACAGGCGATTACAGCCCCCCGTCCGGCCTGGCGGTGGAGAATGCATCCGGGGAGCACAGCTTTCCTCACCAAAGGATGCCTATGAAGATACCGGCAGCGCATGCAAGAGCTGAGGATCCCTCCGCCGGCCACTGA